Proteins encoded within one genomic window of Apis mellifera strain DH4 linkage group LG1, Amel_HAv3.1, whole genome shotgun sequence:
- the LOC413228 gene encoding 5-aminolevulinate synthase, erythroid-specific, mitochondrial has protein sequence MPCPFLTHLSANYIRNYGTSVIMNYRQLCPVMSQFFSTQTDIADTQQIENTINGQCPFLAKEQSAIKIASTIIEEDIINISSIESKEKASFPYEEFFHEQIMKKKKDHSYRVFKKVNRLAENFPTAIEYSWGEKPITVWCSNDYLGMSRHPTVIHSVREALDKFGTGAGGTRNISGNSMGHEILEKRLASLHQKEAGLLFTSCFVANDSTLYTLAKLLPHCHIFSDAGNHASMIQGIRNSGVPKHIFRHNDVQHLEELLSKVDKNIPKIVAFETVHSMTGDICPLEDLCDIAHKYNALTFVDEVHAVGLYGYSGAGIGERDWVLHKMDIISGTLGKAFGNVGGYIVGSAKLIDIIRSYAAGFIFTTSLPPTVLYGALTAIEILASDEGRLLRANHQKNVAYMKSILSIANLPLEQSPSHIIPIKIGDPLLCSQLADLLIKDKGHYVQAINYPTVPKGEEKLRLAPTPKHTQTMMDQFVKDILHVFHRLNIPTIKHKSNNIPCVIQVH, from the exons ATGCCCTGTCCATTTTTAACTCATCTTTCtgcaaattatattcgaaattatggAACTTctgtaattatgaattatcgtCAACTTTGTCCAGTAATGTCTCAATTTTTTAGTACTCAGACAGATATTGCAGATACtcaacaaattgaaaataccATAAATGGTCAATGTCCATTTCTTGCTAAAGAACAAAGTGCTATAAAAATTGCTAGTACTATAATTGAAGaagatattatcaatatatcatcCATAGAATCAAAGGAAAAAGCAAGTTTTCcatatgaagaattttttcatgaacagatcatgaaaaagaaaaaagatcacTCTTATagagtatttaaaaaagtcaATCGATTAGCAGAGAATTTTCCAACTGCAATAGAATATTCTTGGGGAGAAAAACCAATTACTGTTTGGTGTTCTAATGATTATTTAGGAATGTCACGACATCCTACAGTAATACATTCTGTTCGAGAAGCATTAGACAAATTTGGTACAGGAGCAGGAGGAACCAGAAATATATCTGGAAATTCCATGGGAcatgaaatattggaaaaaagacTTGCTTCTTTGCATCAAAAAGAAGCTGGTTTGTTATTTACCTCTTGTTTTGTTGCTAATGATTCTACTTTATACACTTTAGCAAAACTTCTACCACACTGTCATATTTTTTCTGATGCTGGAAATCATGCATCTATGATTCAGGGTATAAGAAACAGTGGAGTACCAAAGCATATTTTTAGACACAATGATGTACAACATCTTGAAGAACTTCTTTCCAAAGTTGATAAAAACATACCAAAAATTGTAGCATTTGAAACAGTACATTCTATGACTGGTGATATATGTCCTTTGGAAGACTTATGCGACATTGCACATAAATATAATGCTTTAACATTTGTTGATGAAGTCCATGCTGTTGGATTATATGGTTATTCAGGTGCTGGTattggagagagagattggGTACTTCATAAAATGGATATTATATCTGGTACTCTTGGAAAAGCTTTTGGTAATGTTGGTGGTTATATTGTTGGATCTgctaaattaatagatataatacgAAGTTATGCAGCAGGTTTTATTTTCACAACTTCATTACCACCAACAGTATTATATGGTGCCTTGACAGCTATTGAAATTTTAGCTTCTGATGAAGGAAGATTATTAAGGGCCAATCATCAAAAAAATGTAGCTTATATGAAGTCTATTTTAAGTATTGCAAATCTTCCACTAGAACAATCACCTTCTCACATCATAccaataaaa attggTGATCCATTATTATGTAGTCAGTTAgctgatttattaataaaagataaaggaCATTATGTTCAAGCAATTAATTATCCAACTGTTCctaaaggagaagaaaaattaaggtTAGCTCCAACTCCAAAACATACTCAAACTATGATGGATCAAtttgtaaaagatatattacatGTTTTTCATCGATTGAATATACCAACAATTAAACATAAATCAAACAACATTCCATGTGTAATTCAGGTTCattga
- the LOC409911 gene encoding protein disulfide-isomerase A3, producing the protein MLFKYFNFLFLVFASVLAEEKDVVELTDETFSHELERLENTLVMFYAPWCGHCKRLKPEYAKAAEMLLDNDPSITLAKVDCTESGKDTCNKYSVSGYPTLKIFSKGDFVSDYNGPREAVGIAKYMKAQVGPASKELNEENCLKSFLDSDEVSVVGFFEKEDLSLATTFHAVSKKLKEKVRFAHTTAKSLMEKEGYKNTIVLYRPKILQNKFEANIVKYDETMGDIQEFINKNYFGIAGVRTRDNTAEFKNPLVVAYYAVDYIKNSKGTNYWRNRIIKVAKDFPNLNFAISSKDDFQHELNDFGIDFVKGDKPVILARNINNQKFVMKDEFSVSTFEAFLKDMEAGVLEPYLKSEPIPEDNSGNVKIAVARNFDELVTNNDKDTLIEFYAPWCGHCKKLAPVYDELGEKLANEDVEIIKFDATANDVPGPYEVRGFPTLYWAPKNSKNNPVKYEGGRELDDFIKYIAKHATNELKGFDRKGKSVKPKSDEL; encoded by the exons atgctatttaaatattttaactttctttttttggttttCGCTTCAGTCTTAGCTGAAGAAAAAGATGTGGTGGAGCTAACCGACGAAACTTTTAGCCATGAATTAGAACGGCTTGAAAACACGCTTGTTATGTTTTACGCACCATG gtGTGGTCATTGCAAACGATTGAAACCAGAATATGCAAAAGCTGCTGAAATGCTTTTAGATAATGATCCATCAATTACTCTTGCTAAAGTTGATTGTACAGAAAGTGGAAAGGAtacttgtaataaatattctgttaGTGGTTATCCAACATTAAAGATCTTTTCTAAAGGTGATTTTGTTAGTGATTACAATGGACCTAGAGAAGCTGTTGGCATTGCTAAGTATATGAAG gcACAAGTTGGTCCAGCAtctaaagaattaaatgaagaaaattgtttaaagtcATTTTTAGATTCTGATGAAGTAAGTGTTGTAGgtttctttgaaaaagaagatttatctTTAGCAACAACTTTTCATGCGGTTTCTAAAAAacttaaagaaaaagttaGATTTGCACACACAACTGCCAAATCACTtatggaaaaagaaggatataa gaatactattgttttatatagaccaaaaattttgcaaaataaatttgaagcaAACATTGTGAAATATGATGAAACTATGGGTGatattcaagaatttattaataagaatta ttttggTATTGCGGGAGTTCGTACACGAGATAATACagcagaatttaaaaatccattAGTTGTTGCATATTATGCAGTAGATTATATCAAGAATTCAAAGGGTACAAACTATTGGCGTAATAGAATTATCAAAGTTGCTAAGGACTTCCCTAATTTGAACTTTGCTATTTCTTCCAAAGATGATTTTCAGCATGAATTGAATGATTTTGGAATTGATTTTGTTAAAGGTGATAAACCTGTTATATTGgcacgaaatattaataaccaaAAATTTGTTATGAAAGATGAATTCTCTGTTAGTACATTTGAagcatttttaaaagatatggaAGCTGGTGTTTTAGAACCATATCTAAAGTCTGAACCAATTCCTGAAGATAATTCTGGAAATGTTAAAATTGCGGTAGCCCGAAATTTTGACGAACTTGTTACAAATAATGACAAAGATacattgattgaattttatgcACCTTGGTGCGgtcattgtaaaaaattagcTCCTGTTTATGATGAATTAGGAGAAAAACTTGCGAATGAGGATGTTGAGATCATAAAGTTTGATGCTACTGCTAATGATGTTCCTGGCCCATATGAAGTTCGAGGTTTTCCTACACTTTATTGGGCACCTAAAAACTCTAAAAATAATCCAGTCAAATATGAAGGTGGCAGAGAGcttgatgattttattaaatatattgctaAACATGCAACTAATGAGTTAAAAGGATTTGATCGTAAAGGCAAAAGTGTTAAACCGAAGAGTGatgaattgtaa